DNA from Musa acuminata AAA Group cultivar baxijiao chromosome BXJ1-5, Cavendish_Baxijiao_AAA, whole genome shotgun sequence:
AGCTCTTATTTTAGATATGAACAGAAACCAATTATCAAATTGCTGTATGAATATTGTTGTCTGCAACCAATGTGGGGCTTTTCTCATTTTTAAGGTTGCTCCATGATAGGAGGAGATCATGCATTGATTTGTACAAACAATATCTTCATTGGTACCCACGAATTGTCTCGCATGGTGTGAATATAAGGCTTTATACATCTAATCCTCTCTAGCATCCATTAGTGGTGGGAGCCTCCAAAATTGGGTTGTGATTTTCATATAGTACAGAATATAATAAAACACATGACCTAGATTTTTTCATTCACAAAGAAGAATTACATATTTTGATGTTTTATAGACTTCAAGATTGTCTGTTTATGTAAGTCCAACCGAGTTACTTATTTGTATTATTCCTACGTTGATGTACTGCTTTGATGTTTGACAAATTTATTTGTGAATGTATATTAATGCACTAATTTTGGTTGTTGTTTTTTAGATGAGTGTGATCATTGAGGAGTGCAAATGATATCTAAACTTTCTTTTTTAGGAAtttggtctgttttcctttacTAATTATGCATCATATATTCAGTCTTAATCTTAGTTGGTCTAATTAAGGTGGGAGCCTTCTACACTGGATTGTGTTTTTTACAGAGGAAGAACATAATAAAACTATTGACCCTAGATTTTTTTCATTCACAAGGATGAATCACATGTTTTGATGTTGTATATACTTCAAATTTCCCTGTTTGTATCAATCAACTGAAAATTTGATTTGTATTATTCCGATCATGATTTAGCACTTTAATTTATGGCTAATTTATTTGTGCATGACTGAATAATTTTCTTATGTTTGCTTGGTATTTAGAGATGAGGGTGTTCACTGGGGAGTGCAAAATGGGCTTTATCTTTCAAGAAGTACTGTTGTTTATTTCAAGCACAATGATATGGCATCACTTGAGAGCACTTTGGAGAAATTGACTCGTGAAAATAAGCGAGCTGAAAAGATTAGGCGCTACATTGTTGTAGAAGCTATATACCAGGTATGCATAACTAAGTGAAGCAATTAGTAGCTGTTTGTGCTGTTGTACTGGACTTTTTGCTCTGTTCATTCAAGTTGAATATGATTTACCTCACTTTAAATTCTGAAGCCTATTTAGAGAAAGAATTTGATTGCAGCCAGTGACTATTTTGGTCTTCAATTTGCAAGCTACATATGGGTTTTTAAATGATAAAGGATCTGtattattcaatttttttttcatctaAAAGACTTTTGTGTCTTTGAATAAAATCAGAATTCTGGTCAAATTGCCCCATTGAATGAGATTGTGCGGCTAAAGGAGAAATATCGTTTTCGGGTTATATTGGATGAAAGTCATTCATTTGGTGTACTTGGAAACTCTGGCCGAGGTCTTGCTGAATATTATGGAGTTCCTGTAAGTCTTGGTTTGAATATTTGAATTGTCAATATTCTGCATGTTTATTTGCTGTGACCtttaaatttgatatatatcACAGATTGAGAAAATTGATATAATAACTGCCGGTATGGGGAATGCCTTGGCAACTGATGGAGGTTTTTGCACTGGAAGTGTCAGAGTTGTTGACCACCAAGTAGGAGAACATACTGATAGGACATTTGAATAGCACAATTATGGTTTAACTCAACTGACTTGTGGAATTTATTTTTGCAGCGTCTCAGTAGCTCTGGATATGTGTTTTCTGCATCTTTGCCTCCCTATCTTGCAAGTGCTGCTATTTCTGCTGTCAATTACTTGGAGGGCAATCCCTCTTTACTTACACAACTGAGGAGCAACATTGACCTGCTTTGGAAAGGTGAGTTATATTTATCTGCAATTGATTGCAGAGTCCCTTTGCTGGCTTTATTTATATTTCTGTAGATCTAAATGTGTTGCAAACATTGACCTGTTACAAAAAGGTGAGCTCTATTTATCTGCAAATGATTGTACAGTCCCTTTGCTGGCCATAtaattatttttgtagatcatttTACATAATGATATAATTAATGGGTGCTAAATGTGTTGCAATTATACTGTTAGCTCCCTCTGCCTTCCTCCTACTTCTTCCTTCCTGCTTCTCCCTTCTCCTTTTTCAGTCTTAAAGGCTTCTTATGGAATTCTAAGGCAACTGGGAGAAAAGCTGTAACCTGTTATAGTGTAAATAGTATTATACCCCCAACAATGTATATCCACCCACTAAAATAtcaataaacaaataaaagaaaaaaaaatcattttgttatgacCAATCAGGCCACCGTTCATTACTTTGATTATCATAATTTCTTCTCCTTACAGTTTTGACATGACTAATCAGGCCACCATTAGTTCATTCTGAATGCTTCTCTGCAAGACTAAAGAGTATGAAGTGGTGCAGCATATGATGgtttagatttttcttttctttctttttcatgtgGTTGGACGTTGAGATTGTAAAGTATCGATAGTTTCATAGTCAGTAATTTCTTTACATGATTTTGTATCCATGTGCTATGCCTACATTTATATCTATAACCCTGCTTTGAATTGTATGGGGCTGAAGTTATATTTTAATCCATGGGAATGCAGGATTGTCAGATATACCAGGACTGGCAATTGCAAGCCATCCCTTATCACCCATCGTCTACTTAAAGCTAAAGAAATCAACAGGTTCTTCCAAGAGTGACTTAGAGCTCCTTAACGTTATTACTGATCGGGTAAGTTGCTCGAGTGTCCTTCGGTAGATGCCAAGCGGTGTGCATCTCAAACTACTCTTGACAGTTCTTGCTCTCCAACAGGTGTTGAAGGAAGATTCTGTTTTCATTGTGAGCACAAAGAGGTCAGTTCTGGACAAATGCCGCCTTCCGGTTGGCATTCGTTTATTTGTCTCAGCAGGTCACTCGGAGACGGACATCCATAAAGTCTGTGATTCGTTGAGAAGAGTTGCAGCCTTGGTTCTTCTGGTCTAAGCATCTTTTAGTTCACTTTGTAGCAATCTCATGTAACTGTTTAATTTTTGCATCTAGATGGTTGATTCCCGGGGTTTACATTTCATGGAAGTAATGTTCATGTAATTTGACAGATGAAATGCAAATGCTAATTCTTTGTAAAATGGAATTGTTACATTCTGTGCAGTGCAATTCTAGGGTTCTTTGGGTCCAACTTCATGTACTTTCTGTCTACATTTCCTGTTATATCAGCATAATTTGCTTCATGATTCATATCAAGAGAGAACCAAGGCGTTCTTATTAGATTATCTTATGTAGGCCTCAAGACCTTGATACATGTGGTACTTGAAAAACATAGGTACCTACTGCACAACCTGAGAAGTGGTTCTTTCAGGTATATGATAAgattctaaagtcttatcgtaggttctgataccaaatgataaaaccctaaaggtcttatcgttgctctgatatcaaatgataagaccctaaaggtcttatcgtaggctctgataccaaatgataagaccctaaagtcttatcgtggctctaataccaaatgataagaccctaaagtcttatcgtaggctctaataccaaatgataagaccctaaaggtcttatcgtcgttttgataccaaatgataaggccttaaagtcttatcgtgaaaaaaaggggagaaatgaggatgataatgatcgctttgaagtgatcaaggaggccgatccccctcgaagcaatcattatcatcctcatttcttccctttctttcacgataagactttagggtcttatcatttggtatcagagcgacgataagacctttaggatcttatcagtaTCTATAATGCAAACTCACTATGACATTCTTCTCCAGCAGCCTATTGAAGATAATTTATGACGCTGATCCTACAAAacacatgctttttttttttttcctgcaaaCAAATGCAATGAGTAATAAGGGCTTGCACCTATGCTTATAATTATTCGCAACTAGTTAGCGACAAGTGCAGtacaacttaaaattttttttttcccattaGCCCTATTGTTATCAGTTATTTGAGAGACAAGATCTTCATAAGCAAGGTGCAAAAAAAACTAAGGAGTGATTGGTATTTCTCTCTGGTTTCTATGGATCACATATTTCACCATAATTCTCATTGTCGATTCTACTCTTTACGATGAAAGTGAGTACCATGACAAATTATTTTTATCCAATTTTATAAGACGCTAATCAAACCCGACATGGGAATAAGACTTGGATACTACTATTAACTTGTGTCCTTTTGAACATATCCAAAATATACTTTATAGCTGCAAGAAAATATAGCTTCTCAAGGTAGAAACATTTAAGTAGAATCTTGGATGCCTCAAATAGAACCAAGAAGATGAATTACCGACCTTGTGGGTTAAATCTGATGCTTTGGAAGTTCTCAATTTGACTAAATGAAACAAATGATGTCCCTTGGAGTCCAAGATCAGAGCATCTGACATTCTATTTTTGACACAACAGCTCAAGTGTCAAACTTAAACTTCTCCTTCATCAATAGCACTTAGCCCTTACCAATTCTGCTAGAGGAAGCAAGCAACTCCCATCATGTCTGCGGAAGTAACGCTCCTCAGCTCTTTCGTAACAACTCTGATTTTGATTGCCCTCAAGGTCTTTGAATTAAACAAATGATTcttcaataaaataataataataataataagagctTGGACCTTCAGCTTATTTGAGAAGGTTTTATTATGAGGCTGGTCATTCAAACTTAGATACTCTTTTCATAGAAACTGGTTAACAACCATACATAATCCAGAAGCAACAACTCAGGGATCATCCTAGCTCAATGCATGAAAGATGTGGAACTGTGTGACTTGCAAGAACTTGGTCAAACATACAATTAGCATTTTGAAAAAATAAAGCTTTTCCCATGGATTTAGTTGTCCTACTACCTGCAAAAAAGATTAGCCATTTAACCTATGACATTAGAAATTCTCAGCCCGTCACGGCGGAGGCTTCAGAAGACATGATAAAGAAACACAGATAAGGTGAGTATATACGTTCATTTTTCACATGGCTTCATGAAGGAAGAATGAGACGGGCAGATAACTATCCCTCATCAATAGTAAGAAGGTGATTCCTCGGTCAGCAGGTGTAGCATTTCATTCAAGGATACCAGAAAACAATGGTATTCCAAACTGCACATAGTGAAGGAAGAAGAGCTGACAAAAAGAGGTTAGTTCAACAAATGAATAAGACTTGATTGATATCAACAAACTGGAGTCTGATGCAACAACTTAGGCAAACACGAACCTTGGAAAATAGGGTTACTGGAATATGATGGACATTATTATTTCACACCAGAAAATGATCCTAACTTAGATAGGTCAGGTACCCAAAAAGATAGCTCAGATGATCCAGTTGTGAACATAAGACTTCCTGGAGCCCATTTTATGAGTGGTGGCTCAGTATCAGTACTAGCCCAACAAGCAACCTGGACATCAGATTATAATGGGAAGTTACTGTAACTATATCAAGGAAGGTAAAATAACTAAAATAAAAAGGGCATTCAAATATGTCATAGGAGAATCTAAACTAgtcgtgttatatatatatatatatatatatatatatatatatatatatatgacagccAAATGCCACTACTGATAATGTCATTGGACCAAATTTTATAAACAGTATTTCCATACCTTGCCACTTCTGATATTCCAAGCATAGACACTGCCATCACCGGAACCTGATGACAGAAACAaatgctaactacaattaaacagttataaatataatcaagtggaaataaaagtatttctttgaTTAATCAGATAGAGACTATCAACAGGCTCAAGATCAACAGTGCAGTCAAACATAGGTGACGATAATTCTAAACCAATGACATCATGAAACTTAATGGATTCACCTGATACAACATACATTCCATCAGGACTGAAAGAAGCCTCTAATGTTCCCTTGCTTATAACTGGCTTTACATTATAAGTGGAAATCTGCAGAACAGAAAATATACCCCTTCAGACTGACTGGGTTGACATTGTTACTAATTTGGCATGCCCTAAATTCATTAATAAACAATATTAAGTCCTAAATATACCGAAAACCAAGTCTCAAGTGTCACAACTGAGTAAAAAATGTAAGTTAGGATGTACTAACAACGTTGCCTCGGAAGGAATCAAGCACATGGACATGCCCATCTTTAGAAGTCAATAGCATAAGCCTCCCATCATTGCTGAATTTTACAACATGGGTCTCTGAATCGAAGCCCCCAACAGGAAAGATATCAAATGGCCCCTAATTAAAGAGAACAAATTCAATAAAATTCCTAGTTCAAATTCTGATGTTAGGAATGCAATCCAGGATTATCAACCTTCTCGTACTTCCGAGCATCAAACAATCGAATACGACCTCCAAATGCAATTGCAAAAACCAAGCCTTGGTCATCATAGGAAACTGCTG
Protein-coding regions in this window:
- the LOC135672994 gene encoding protein ANTHESIS POMOTING FACTOR 1-like: MTGGGPMMMLERDDKVSMELTDEVFKSMEVGMAFRDYNGRISSMDFHRTASYLVTASDDESIRLYDVQNALCLKTINSKKYGVDLVSFTDHPATVIYSSKNGWDESLRLLSLNDNKYLRYFKGHHDRVVSLSLCPRKEYFISGSLDWTCLLWDQRAEKAQGLLRVQGRPAVSYDDQGLVFAIAFGGRIRLFDARKYEKGPFDIFPVGGFDSETHVVKFSNDGRLMLLTSKDGHVHVLDSFRGNVISTYNVKPVISKGTLEASFSPDGMYVVSGSGDGSVYAWNIRSGKVACWASTDTEPPLIKWAPGSLMFTTGSSELSFWVPDLSKLGSFSGVK
- the LOC135672993 gene encoding long chain base biosynthesis protein 1b-like; translated protein: MASAVMNMTTAALDWVTVIFDAPLARAVVFGVHIDGHLVVEVLLVAVILFQLTRKSYKPPKKPLTEKEIDDLCEEWVPEPLHPPITEEMKAEPPILESAAGPHTVIDGKEVVNFASANYLGLLGNEKIADSCISSLEKYGVGSCGPRGFYGTIDVHLDCETRIAKFMGTPDSILYSYGISTIFSVIPAFCKKGDIIVADEGVHWGVQNGLYLSRSTVVYFKHNDMASLESTLEKLTRENKRAEKIRRYIVVEAIYQNSGQIAPLNEIVRLKEKYRFRVILDESHSFGVLGNSGRGLAEYYGVPIEKIDIITAGMGNALATDGGFCTGSVRVVDHQRLSSSGYVFSASLPPYLASAAISAVNYLEGNPSLLTQLRSNIDLLWKGLSDIPGLAIASHPLSPIVYLKLKKSTGSSKSDLELLNVITDRVLKEDSVFIVSTKRSVLDKCRLPVGIRLFVSAGHSETDIHKVCDSLRRVAALVLLV